One region of Triticum aestivum cultivar Chinese Spring chromosome 6B, IWGSC CS RefSeq v2.1, whole genome shotgun sequence genomic DNA includes:
- the LOC123133089 gene encoding uncharacterized protein: MAVEIHLPCCFALKSKRHESYLRYVHEEGDETTNGQLQLNGEDAVNPFTRFDSEPSLLHEGMVHIRCRYNRKYWVPRQRGGGWWIAADAHEPEEDIDSANCTLIKPIISVTDSKSKANDDDTTTGAAMTVRFLHAGHGKDTRMTFSMDRGTAACMRVRESDAKEEEEEEEDGGDDFTVLNLSSSPRRLPRLVVFKGDNNLYLSGVTISGRNYLQFSARDPGDPTVAHEITYPGSNNRMHLRNIHHNMMWGFRSIDSEWVLANIAPTQAGGLNSMFQAVDVKDYFALSNSSSGVTRYLRRRTSGGITNCLNGGSTSRGITADARIRVEEPVLDREIYNVEYRLNNVRIYETSVITMATTAAVNDTSKENIKTLTLAYEESELSTWDATLELKLGYKSRLRAGFPKLGLGATVNISAEFFGAYNWAETMEKKVSHEVEYEVTVPPKTKVTVRLIATRSAIDVPFDYQQRDVMSTDGKARVVSRTDGLYTGVNSYNFKFQTTEEKLKPRLLATTPP, translated from the exons ATGGCGGTGGAAATACATCTCCCATGCTGCTTCGCTCTCAAGTCGAAGCGCCATGAGAGCTACCTTCGTTATGTTCACGAGGAAGGAGACGAGACGACCAACGGGCAGCTGCAGCTCAACGGCGAGGACGCCGTCAACCCCTTCACCAGGTTCGATTCCGAGCCGTCGCTGCTGCACGAAGGTATGGTTCACATTCGATGCCGCTACAACCGCAAGTACTGGGTGCCTCGTCAGCGTGGCGGCGGCTGGTGGATCGCCGCGGACGCCCATGAGCCGGAAGAAGACATCGACAGCGCCAACTGCACCCTCATCAAACCCATCATCAGTGTCACAGACTCCAAGTCCAAGGCCAACGATGACGATACTACTACTGGAGCCGCCATGACCGTCAG GTTCCTCCACGCTGGCCATGGCAAAGACACGCGCATGACCTTCTCCATGGACCGCGGCACCGCCGCCTGCATGCGCGTCCGTGAGAGCgatgccaaggaagaagaagaagaagaagaagatggtggtgacgACTTCACCGTCCTCAACCTCTCCAGCAGCCCCAGGAGGCTACCAAGGTTGGTGGTGTTCAAGGGCGACAACAACCTCTACTTGAGCGGGGTGACGATCAGTGGCCGCAACTACCTGCAGTTCTCAGCGCGCGACCCCGGCGACCCCACGGTGGCGCACGAGATAACCTACCCCGGCAGCAACAACAGAATGCACCTGCGCAACATCCACCACAACATGATGTGGGGGTTTCGCAGCATCGATTCAGAGTGGGTCTTGGCCAACATCGCCCCTACTCAGGCGGGGGGGCTCAACTCCATGTTCCAGGCCGTGGATGTCAAGGACTACTTCGCCCTCAGCAACTCCTCCTCCGGGGTCACACGCTACCTCAGAAGGAGGACGAGTGGCGGCATCACCAACTGCCTCAACGGCGGCTCCACGAGCAGGGGCATCACCGCCGACGCGCGGATCAGGGTGGAGGAGCCCGTCCTTGACCGGGAGATCTACAACGTCGAGTACAGGCTGAACAATGTCAGGATCTACGAAACCAGCGTCATCACCATGGCCACCACGGCCGCCGTCAATGACACCTCCAAGGAGAACATCAAGACGCTCACTCTCGCCTACGAGGAGTCCGAGTTGAGCACCTGGGACGCCACCCTCGAGCTCAAGCTAGGGTACAAGTCCAGGCTCCGAGCCGGGTTCCCAAAGCTCGGCCTCGGTGCCACCGTCAACATCTCCGCCGAGTTCTTCGGGGCCTACAACTGGGCCGAGACCATGGAGAAGAAGGTGAGCCATGAGGTTGAGTACGAGGTCACCGTGCCTCCCAAGACCAAGGTAACCGTCAGACTCATCGCGACGAGGAGTGCCATCGACGTCCCCTTCGACTACCAGCAGAGGGACGTCATGTCCACCGACGGAAAAGCTCGGGTTGTTAGCAGGACGGATGGCCTCTACACTGGCGTCAACAGCTACAACTTCAAGTTCCAGACCACGGAGGAGAAGCTCAAGCCAAGGCTTTTGGCCACAACCCCTCCTTGA